The DNA region AATGATGATAAAGACAACTATTGTTTGAATCATTGACTTCTGAGCAGGTTACATATTTAAGTCACTGGTAAACAGAAAATCTATAAAATAATTGTTCTTGTTGTGGCTCAATAACTTTATTAAAATGGTACTTTTTTATCTTGGATAAAGTTTCCTAATTCCACACATCACCTCTATTGGATCAGAATTATGCAAGATTGAACTTTGGTAGAAAGGGTTTTTTGAAGCCCTTGTTCAACTTTGCTAATCAGTTTATCAAAAGCCTCTTGATCTGCTGTCAACTGTTCTTGAAGAACTTTCTCTAAGTCAGGCTTTATTTGCTCACACATCTCCTCGATTTTTTTGTCACTCAAAAAACTAGAACGAACCCAACTAGGTACATCCACATTTGTCTTGATTACTTCTTGAACACTCTTGCGATTTAGCTCCATTCCTGCTGCCATCACCGAAGCTCCATATACTAGGGCAATCGGCCAGGTTAAATGTCCAGTGAGTATAAGAGTGATGATGCTAGCTACAGTGCCTCCACCAATTACTACATTGACAATAAAGCCCACTGTCTCAGCCAAAATAGCATCTCCAATTCGTAGCTCTGGGTTAACAAAATTTGGGTCAATACTATCCTGGAACCTTAAGCTACTTCTAGGTATCTGAAACTTTCGACAGATTGGATCGGTTTGTGCAGCTAAATCGGGTTGGATTTTATTGCTAAACCACAAAGTGCATTGATGATTAATTATCTGCACAGCGCGTTCGCTTTTGAGCCACTGTTCTGCACGACTGATTAAAGATGTTTCTAAATCGGCTAAAGTCCGTATTTTGTTTTTTTGCCAATCTTTTAAAGCTGGTTTAACTGCGTTGACGAGCAAGCCGTCTGTCAAAGGCTTAGTTAATGATTCGATTAACTCCGGGATATGCCTTTCAATCAAACCTTTAAGCGTATTCGAGGTAAATAGTTTGTTGACTTCTTCTTTAAAAGCAGCAGCACGCAGATCCCATCGTCCTACTCGTGCTAATCCCAGTGCAATACACCGTTCCGGTTCCGGATCGGGGCGAAGCAGCGTTTCTGGTTCGGGAAACATTTCTTGACAAAGCAAGTGGGTAAACTTCATGCGAGATGCACCGCCAGTCATCAGCAGAAGTTTGGGCACGATTCCAAGTTTTTCTAGCTTTTCTTTCGCCTCGGTTAAAGAGTCGGTAAACGATCGCACCCAACTATGATGCCCCAGTTCCGGTAAAGGCTGGTTTAAAATTTCCTCCATCATCAATTTATTGACTTGGGGAATAAAATAAATCTGTTCGTTAATCGACTCGAAGCCACGCGCAAAGGATTCAGGATCGCTGTATAGCTGTTCATTAGAAAAGTAATCTTCTTTAGCTTTGCGACAAGCAAGTTCACAACGAGCTTGGTGATGCGGATATTCCTTAAGTATTTTTTCGAGTAATGCTTTTTGTTCGTGGTTGGCGAGAGTCCGGGCAAAAATAGCTTTGTCAATTAGAGATGCACCTAAAGTATTACTCCCGAAATCTATCGGGATCTCTTCTAAGCTCTTAACCAGAGTAAAATCTGTGGTTGAAGAACCAATATCGACAATTAGCACCGATGCAACAAGTTTGTCATACTCAAGCTTCCCGGCTTCCTTGGCTTGCATGAAAGCAGCCCGCGATTCTGGTACAACATTTAGTTGGGGAATACCAGCTTCTTGAAGTAGCTTTTGGTATTCGGTGCGATCGCTAACTGACCATCCTGAAGGGCAACCTATGTAAAAATAGCTACTTTCCCCACCTTCAAGTTGTTTACTTTCTTTCAAAAGTCGGTAGTAGGTTGCTACAAAAGTGCTAATTGTTTCCCGATATTTGGGATCGTTGTTGGGTTTTTGCTTGAAAGAAATTGTTAGTTGGGTAACGCCAGCTTGAATTAATGCTTGTTCGCCGACAAGATAACCGAGTTTAGGATGCCAACCAAGGGCTGTAATTTGGTTCTTCTTGTTATTAATCTCCAGCATCTGAGGGGGGTCGATGCTTTCCACTATCGCTTTAGCTACAGCCGTTTCACCGTGCCCCAAATCAAAACCGATTGTTTCTAAAATTTCCATACCCTTATTGTCTATTATTCTCTAGAAGCGGAATATGCTGGCTCAATAACCCTACCGCGTCTAATCAAGCGATCGCCTTTCAACAGAGCCGGAGTTAGAGTCACATGATCTTTGGTATCGGGGTCGATACTTGGCTCGAAGTCAAAATAATTGCGATCGCTATGCGGATCATTTGGTCGGTAAATTTGAGCGTTAATTCCCTGAGACATTAAAATCTGTGGCAGAAGTTTTGCAAGTTCATAAGCCATTTGGGGTTTATCAAGTTTTGATGCGCCCATCAGCCTTTGCAGAAAATTTAATAGCTCTGGCAATTCTTCTATTGCTAAGTTGCCTTCATGTTTATTCCATTCTTCTACTCTAGCTACTGCTAGGTCGATAGTGTTGAGAGCATCGCCAAGATGATCTAAAAATATTTTGCTATCAACCCGAAGCATAGGTTTAGGTAATTCCAATAGCTCTGAAGACATAGAATTTTGCTGGCTCTTTAACTCAAGTTGCAGCACAACTTCTACCCCCAGAAGTATAGAGGTAAGTAAGATAGCCATCCATGCACCTGGGGTAGTTTTAGTTAAAGAGAACAACGAACTTAAGATGCCTATATAAATTAGTCCCTTTAGCAGTTTTAGGATTAATCTGCTGGAAAAAAGGTTTGTACTTGGGTTAGTAAATTGCTTTTGCTCTATTGGAGCAATTTGAGAATAGTTAGCCGCAGCAAGAGTAGCAATAGACTGCCGCAGGGTATCTAGGAAAAAGGAAGCCAGACGAATTTGAGCCAGATTAAGTTTTTCAATGTAAATTCTTTCGAGATTATCAAGTCGATTTTGAACCAACTTAACTATCTCCTCGATGTTGGTTGTGTTATCAATATCTGTCTGGAGTTGGTTGCGTTCTTCGCTAAAAAGTGAAGTAATTGTTTTCATTGCGTTGACTAAGACTTTAACGTTATTAATAGGAGTGAAATGAGCAGACAACTGCTTATTTAAACCTGTAATCACATGATGACTGATGTAATTAATCTAAGTTATGTAGTTCTAGTATTTTTTGGCTGGAAAATTGCCCTCAATGTTATCTAGAAATCTTGCATATAGTTGAGATCGCACGTAGACTGCTGATGAGGCAGGTTCACCGAAGAAGCAGAGGAGAAGGTGGCTATTCACTGGGGGAACAAGCCCTTTTCCGTTACGCGAAGCGGAGCGAAGCATGGGTAAGAAGCCCCGTCATGAAGGGCGCAAGACTTGAATTGAGTACAAGCTCCTTCCCAGCCTCTCCCCCTAGCTCCCTGCTCCCCTGCCTCTTTTGACTGGAGTCTTTGAAGGCCACCTATTGTCTAACCATTGATTGCAAATTACGCCCATTAGAAGGAGGAGCAGAATGTTTATCTGCGTCATTGCAGACTACGGTACAGGAGATCCGGCATTTACAGAAGTCACACAACGTCTGCTGATGGCTTCTCCCGATGCCCAAATTCATTTGCTTTCGGTTCCAGCGTTCAGTACATTGGCAACGGGATTTTGGATTGCCCAACTAGGACTCAACCCTGGCCCTAGCGATCGCCTAATTTATCATAACTGTGCGCCTCGTCAGGACGATCCTGAAGCCCGTCGAGACAATGAAGGTGAAGGACTAACTTATGCTCTTTTATCTAACGGTGTAAAAGTAGTAGGTGTAAATGCAGGCTACACCCTCTCTTTTATCAAAGAGCATACAAAGGAGTTGCGAGTGGTCAACGTTGCTCGTGGTGGTTCACAGTTTCGCTCACGGGATGTGTTTCCTCCGGCTGCGGCTGCCATTATAAATGAAGACTTTAGCCTTCTGGGAGATAGCCTTAAGAGCGAGCAAATCCCAGATGTTCCACCAGATCGAATCGCCTGGATTGATGGCTACGGCAACATTAAAACAACTATTGGGGCGCATACACTCAACTTGGAGCCTCAAAGCAAGATCGTGATCCGAATTGGAGATGTAGTCAGTGATGCAGTGTATTCTGATGGCAGCTTCAAGGTGTCTGAAGGGACTTTAGCTTTTGCTCCTGGTAGTTCCGGTTGGTCAAGAGGCGATTCAGGAGAACCATTGCGCTTTTTAGAGCTATTTCTGCGAGGAGGGAGTGCTTGGGAACGCTTTGGTCGTCCCCGTGTGAATCAGCAAGTAACTCGAATTGCGTGAACTATCTACGCTTATCTAAAGGTTAACTAGCGAATACGGGAGTGTGTCGTCAGATAAGGCAATACGGTTCAGTTAAGGCTTAACTTTTATGTTAATGTTAATTCTTTTAACGAACCGCCAAGGAAGAGAGAGAAAAATAAATTAT from Nostoc commune NIES-4072 includes:
- a CDS encoding SAM hydrolase/SAM-dependent halogenase family protein; the encoded protein is MFICVIADYGTGDPAFTEVTQRLLMASPDAQIHLLSVPAFSTLATGFWIAQLGLNPGPSDRLIYHNCAPRQDDPEARRDNEGEGLTYALLSNGVKVVGVNAGYTLSFIKEHTKELRVVNVARGGSQFRSRDVFPPAAAAIINEDFSLLGDSLKSEQIPDVPPDRIAWIDGYGNIKTTIGAHTLNLEPQSKIVIRIGDVVSDAVYSDGSFKVSEGTLAFAPGSSGWSRGDSGEPLRFLELFLRGGSAWERFGRPRVNQQVTRIA
- a CDS encoding Hsp70 family protein gives rise to the protein MEILETIGFDLGHGETAVAKAIVESIDPPQMLEINNKKNQITALGWHPKLGYLVGEQALIQAGVTQLTISFKQKPNNDPKYRETISTFVATYYRLLKESKQLEGGESSYFYIGCPSGWSVSDRTEYQKLLQEAGIPQLNVVPESRAAFMQAKEAGKLEYDKLVASVLIVDIGSSTTDFTLVKSLEEIPIDFGSNTLGASLIDKAIFARTLANHEQKALLEKILKEYPHHQARCELACRKAKEDYFSNEQLYSDPESFARGFESINEQIYFIPQVNKLMMEEILNQPLPELGHHSWVRSFTDSLTEAKEKLEKLGIVPKLLLMTGGASRMKFTHLLCQEMFPEPETLLRPDPEPERCIALGLARVGRWDLRAAAFKEEVNKLFTSNTLKGLIERHIPELIESLTKPLTDGLLVNAVKPALKDWQKNKIRTLADLETSLISRAEQWLKSERAVQIINHQCTLWFSNKIQPDLAAQTDPICRKFQIPRSSLRFQDSIDPNFVNPELRIGDAILAETVGFIVNVVIGGGTVASIITLILTGHLTWPIALVYGASVMAAGMELNRKSVQEVIKTNVDVPSWVRSSFLSDKKIEEMCEQIKPDLEKVLQEQLTADQEAFDKLISKVEQGLQKTLSTKVQSCIILIQ